A part of Numenius arquata chromosome 2, bNumArq3.hap1.1, whole genome shotgun sequence genomic DNA contains:
- the LOC141462523 gene encoding uncharacterized protein: MTQKDLNKTEEDKKLKEKIKELEAKNSKLLSKVMSIHKNSENMNDPFRLSAVLEMYEMLRLHNWEKFRTVYSLTYKSGSKIIKKLFDACEKDIQQRTTTIFRVLGIPPSNDVMTNSKQEVMQEMRNLFRYFYNQNDSEIYHNIIAEAGISTKHGTQRQFAVQCCKVYCLLLLQDPPVKAVWNLHEMQCLEHVAKKGSEHWEKPAFLWPIMKCGEQLIVKGIVWDEN; this comes from the exons ATGACCCAAAAAGATCTTAACAAGACAGAGGAAGATAAGAAGCTGAAAGAGAAGATCAAAGAGCTAGAGGCAAA AAACAGTAAGCTCTTGTCTAAGGTGATGAGCATACACAAGAACTCTGAGAACATGAATGACCCTTTTCGTTTgtctgctgtgctggagatgtATGAGATGCTCAGGCTACATAACTGGGAAAAATTCAGGACAGTCTACTCTTTGACATATAAATCTGGCAGCAAAATAATTAAG AAGCTGTTTGATGCCTGTGAGAAAGATATACAGCAGAGAACAACTACCATATTTAGAGTTCTTGGCATTCCACCTTCAAATGATGTTATGACCAACAGCAAACAG GAGGTGATGCAAGAGATGAGGAATCTCTTCAGATATTTCTATAATCAAAACGACTCAGAGATTTACCACAACATTATCGCT GAAGCTGGCATTTCCACAAAGCATGGCACTCAAAGACAGTTTGCAGTGCAGTGCTGCAAAGTTTActgtttgctgcttcttcagGACCCACCAGTTAAAGCTGTGTGGAACCTACATGAAATGCAATGTTTAGAGCACGTGGCCAAGAAAGGCAGTGAGCACTGGGAAAAACCAGCATTTCTGTGGCCCATAATGAAATGCGGGGAACAACTCATTGTGAAAGGTATAGTTTGGGATGAAAACTAG